A genomic window from Lotus japonicus ecotype B-129 chromosome 1, LjGifu_v1.2 includes:
- the LOC130732118 gene encoding uncharacterized protein LOC130732118 — MDRSWMRANRLSDEFDKGVVEFLEFAEKNLPNNKGLFPCPCVSCGNRDPKLTKAEIRDHLAWKGICQNYTRWIWHGEVVTPSVSQREKVCVDTDDRLEDMIHDIGEESFKRAHVYDTLCKDKEEPLYPGCTNFTRLSAVLRLFNLKAKNGWSDKSFTDLLGLLKEMLPEGNTKPNRIHL; from the coding sequence ATGGATCGTAGTTGGATGAGAGCTAATCGATTAAGTGATGAGTTTGATAAAGGAGTGGTAGAATTTCTAGAATTTGCTGAAAAGAATCTTCCAAACAATAAGGGGCTTTTTCCATGTCCTTGTGTTTCTTGTGGGAATCGGGACCCAAAACTTACTAAGGCTGAAATAAGGGACCATCTAGCTTGGAAAGGGATTTGTCAAAATTATACGCGATGGATATGGCATGGTGAAGTAGTAACTCCAAGTGTATCacaaagagagaaagtatgTGTAGATACGGATGATCGGCTGGAAGACATGATACATGATATTGGAGAAGAATCATTCAAGAGAGCGCATGTGTATGATACTTTATGTAAAGACAAGGAAGAACCTTTGTACCCGGGATGCACAAACTTTACACGGTTGTCAGCTGTGTTAagattgtttaatttgaaggCGAAAAATGGATGGAGTGATAAAAGTTTCACTGATTTGCTTGGATTGTTGAAAGAAATGCTTCCAGAAGGTAACACAAAGCCGAATCGAATTCATTTGTAG